The region CCGAAAAGTATAGCGTCATTCGCCGCGGGTGAATCCATACAGAATACAaccgaagacgacgacgagagaCCCACCGAGGACTCAGAGGATTTCAGGCAACGCCTGAGAAAAGAGCTTTGCAGCAGAGGTTGGtagaaaagcagaaaaattatacgccgcgaaaatttctcttgccattgatttttttttttttcggacgtATTGAAaggtaaatttgaaaagtgaTGTGTGTAAAGTTACGAATGAATCATTGATCACCGGTTATCAGcggctgaaaattttcccatggGTTTTAACGGAGGCACCTACGATGGCCCGAAAAAATTGGACCTCGCGCTGCTGacgaaaaacagagaaaaaaaactagaattaatttttttagacGGTGGTGCTGAACTTCGAGGACACGCCTCGTGGTTCACTTTACAGTTCAAGGATCCCCAAGTGGAATACGCTTTCCACAGCGCTAAGGAAGCGTTCTCACCCCTTTCGCTGCTCGGAGGTCCTCTGGTTATGGTATCGGCATCGCCGGTATGGAGGCTCCAGCCTTGGGGTCCGTTTACGTGGGGAGGTGCCGGGGTTGTTACGCTTTTCGGGGTTGTTTTGGCAGGTGCCACTTGTCTCGGTAGTGCTGTAAGGCCCAGGTGGTTCCGTAGGACACTGGCGCTGCTGATGATATTTTCGTTGAGCGTATTTCTGCTGTTGGATATGGTGAGAATTCAAAGTTATTTGTTTCCCGACGAATCGCCCTGCTCTCCAAACGATCCGAGTCGTAacgctgaataatttttcagggCAACTGCGCCATCGTAGAAGATCCGGAACCCACGGCGAACGCGTCGTTGGGTTGGGCACCACGTTGTCCCTACCCTTCCTATTATTCGTACGTCGGAGTGCTCGCACTTGTTGCGATATCGATGCCAGCGTATCTCAGCTATCTTGGGAAGGCCTTTCTCATGAGCATTTTGGCCGGTGCCCAGTGCGCCGTGAACGTTATGATCCTTGGTCCCAGTCTGGACAGAGAGGACGTCGCGATTTGCCCACCTGGGACGGTACCCTTTCCACTCAAGTACTCCCTATCGGCCACCCTGGTACTCATCACCCTCACTCTCGTAGTGGTCGCGAAATACGTGAGTACGAAAAAGTTGTATCCGGAAACGTAGGGATTTCACATGGAACACGATTGCAATTAGTCGGGGCGGATATTACGAACGCGGATCCAATCAGcctgaaaaattaatgatctCCAAAAGGCAGGTGGCAGCTATTCGCATTTAAAGgaataacgagaaaatttattgGAAAATCAGAGTCAGACTGTCTACCGTAATGACCAATTTCCAACCGGCGGAATGCAATTCGAACAGATTCCCCCGCTTCCGAATCGAATGACCTCGCGCCATCCTGATCGCGGAGAATCACGCATTTTTCGTACGAACGAGCTTGAGTTACAAGCGTTAGTCATAGAAATGGTATTTGATGTCGGCCCGGATGACGGACTGTTTGTTTCCCGAGCTTGAAAGGAATTTCGTAAACTATAAAGCCAGCTATTTTCGGTTCTCTGTGAAAGATTATTAAAAGCGATTTTCAGCCGTTTCTTCCCTACTGTGATTCCTAAAACTTTACAGACGGAGAAAGCTCGGAGAATTCTTTATCTCAGGGGGAGGGAAGTCGTCGCACAGAGGGAACGAGTCGCGGAcatgaagagaagaaacggCGCCCTCATATACAATATTCTTCCACCGCACGTTGCCGCGTATTTTTTGTGCACCGCCAGACACCACGATGACCTCTACAGCCAGAGTTACGCCGAGGTCGGTGTATTATTCGCGAGTATGCCGAATTTCGCTGACTTTTACAGCGAAGAAAGCATCAACAATCAGGGACTGGAGTGTCTGAGATTTCTGAACGAGGTCATCTCCGACTTTGACGCGgtaagtttgtttgtttgtttttttttcttcacccagTGAATACTGGAATATCGAAGCGGTGtccaaaaacttttcttttctctcacaattACTCTTCAGATTTTGGATCAGTCGAAGTTCAAGGATATCATAAAAATCAAGACGATCGGTTCGACTTACATGGCAGCATCTGGTATAACGGAATCGGATGAACCGGAAGACGGACCGAGATGGGGTCATCTCTCGACACTGGTCGAATTCGCcctcgaattgaaaaaagcacTGTCCAGTATAAACGAACAGAGTTTCAACCACTTCGTACTGAAAATGGGCATCAATCACGGGCCCATTACCGCCGGTGTTATCGGTGCTAGAAAACCACATTACGATATTTGGGGGAACACTGTAAACGTTGCATCGAGAATGGAGAGTACGGGAAAAGTTGGTTGTATTCAGGCAAGTCGTTGGTCgtggccaaaaaaaaatcgtcgtccACGCGTAGGATGGGATCGATTATCCTGATTTTTCTCATATTGTTCCGTTCGATCGCAGGTGACGGACGAAACTAGGAAAATCTTGGAGCCCTTCGGTTTTGAATTCGAGCAACGTGGCCTGGTTTTCGTGAAAGGAAAAGGTCAACTGCTGACGCATTATCTAGTAGCACGGGACAGCATTCCTCTGGACTTGGACAGCGATCTTCCCGTTGAACCGATCCACCCTATAATCtaccaataaaaattcatcaatcggTGATTATCGGGAGAAAACGGGTGCAGAGCGGGTACGAGAATTTccaaagagaataaaaaatcattacaataatgtacacgtattttaGACCCCGGAGGTAGCGTAGCGTGGTTTGTCTTCGATGATCTCATCTCGATCATACACCGCCCCAATTTTCTCGTGGAAAAAACTTGACGAAAAAGTCAGAAAATCctaaaataagaagagatcTCGTTTGcctaaataatttattcttcaattttctcatgcCGACACGTCATTTTTCCCTGTGCGATAAACCGGGGAAACCGAGGGGTTCGGTAGTTGGATGAGAATTAAAATCGGGCGGTGTACGTCCCGAGTTCATAATGAGtaggatgaatttttcgtttagaaagactttgaaaaataacgcacacacacgtcacaaacaagaaacaaaaaaaagtaaaagaaaataaaaagaagaagagaaatcagatagaaaattccaatttttcttcacgaaTCCGACCGCTTTTCTCGAGGGTGGCTTATGAAAAACAGCGATTGTTAATTTGACTTACGATTAGTTACCGCAGAGATACGCTTATAGAATaaagttttttcatctttcgcgATTACTTTCATTCAGAGTGGAAAAttctttatttaatttttgtcaGTCGATAGCTTGCTCAATGATTCCAAGATCGCGATATGAGGTACGCGTTTAAACGGAAACGACGTATAGACTACAGCGACGTTAAAACTGCGATGGTTAGTGCGTATCGTAAAATCGTAGTTAAattatgaattataaatatatctgtGTAGTAGCTGCTATTGGTGCTGGGGCTGTGAGAAATAAATGTTTTTAATTCGAGACAACTTATAAACACAACCGTTACTTTTATGTGCGTTCTAAAATCGGTCGATGATCGCTCTCGGTTTACGCGCATGTAGAATTATTCCGGGCTTGAATCCGCCGGGCTATCCGGAtcaacgcaaaaaaaaaaaaaataagaataggaATAGAAGATGCGagagaaaaccgaaaaaatacGATGCTCAATAACTGTCATCCCCATTTTGAAAACTTGAAGGTTTTCCTCCCTTTCCGTACAGAGCGAATGATTTAAGTTGTGGAATCGatcagcgaacgaacgaacgaataactTCAATTGCACCATTCGCGGGAATAGCTCTCCCTTCCGTATCTTCGCCGCCCCTGTAATTAGAACCGTGATTAGTGGCATGAAAAATTAGCAATCGCGTGTCAGTCTACATCGATCGCATATTatcacaaaaaataaaacccacCTTTACGTGTACCTGTAAGATATCGATTACGGTATCAACTGAAAACGAAATAAGACATCCGAAAAAATTAACACGTACAACactaaaacgaagaaaaaagaaacgaacattTTTATATCCGTGCACCAccataaaatggaaaaaagaaacaagtaTAAAAAACCAATTGTCTGCTTTTCAAGTACATCATACAATTCAGTTCTCTAGTCATTCCGATTTGCCATTTTATTTTGATAATCTACAAAGatgttgaagattttttataattttgttAACTGCGTCTGAATAATGATACATTTACGTTCGATGTCTTCCAAATATTTTCGTTACCGCTAtttgtgcattttttttttttatttgctggCTTCAAATCGAATCAGATTACATGAATATAATTCGTACATCCGATTCATTACTCCACGCACAAAACTTGAATGAAATTACTTTCTTATTTCTACTTCAATTCtagttttttccattttatatcATCCTTGCCAAGAGCTTATTCGTAAGCTCGGAGCGCGCCGTGTAGAGTTAAAATGTTGTAACATTTGTTACagaagtgaaaatatttcatttgcaACTTAcgaatgtaaaaattattcatttatcacaCTAAAACTGTATAGTTGTCGATGTTATTCAACAATTTACCGAAAGTACAACACAAGAAACATACCTACTGTAACTATAATagaacaaaaccaaaaaagaatattacctacgaaaaaaaaaagaaaaaaaattgaaaaaaacgataacacaacacaaaaatataaagaaaaaatcatacaaatcaaacgaacaaaaataaatcagaaataaTGTCCGGCCTAATTATCAAATGGCCTATAGAGAGCGCgggagcaataaaaaaaaaaaaaaacagaaaaaataccgtaagaaaatatttgaacaaaaatgaaaattaaaaattacgacACAtaggaaaaatgagaaaaagatagaGACTCAAGcacaaaaaaatcagaagcaTCAAAAAAGGTATTAGCGTTATATCCgcataataattaaatgttACATTACTATACTTTCTACTGTACTACGTTCACACGCTACGATACAACGTACATtatagaatataaaataaatgagagacaagagagaaaaaatcttgcAAACTAGCAATAATCGGAACTTCGTGTACAttggtaacaaaaaaaaaaaaagatacagcaaacgaaaaaacggaatTGAACGACATGTCTTTTTAAGAAATAAGAAGATTAAAAAAGTATAGAGgaacaaaaagcaaaaagaaaaagaaaacatgcgtattacatgtataaataaagtTATGTAAGAAAATATCACTGTAGATAACCTAGCACTAGGTGTGAATAGGATTTTAAAAAGGtatttgaaagagaaaaaacaagaactaCAAAATCATAGGGTAACGTTGTTTTTTGAGGacaagattgaaaaataaaaaaaaaaaaataaaataaaataaaatatgaacaatagaaaaaaagagaaaccccACTCTCACGTCAAGTAAATTATatgatacgtacgtagaatCGAATAAATGCCCGACTGCCCGCGCCCCGAgtcgagggatgaaattttcgtcacGAGGGTTGTTGGTAGTCAGGCGCCACGGAGTGGTAGCTTAACTCGAATATCCACCGCAGAATgtataagtaaaataaataatttaaatttaaaataaacgaatgaatcaacaagtgaataaataaatcaataaataaaatgtccAGCACACTGAGTGTGATGAAAATTGGAGAgcaaaagaacagaaaaaaaattacgactgGTTGTCAGATGTTACCGTTGTCTCATTCATTATAAGAAccctaaactttgaaaatcctCGACTTCATTCCTATCGGTATACAtaccttgaattttttttttttcattccaaccAGCCGCTTTGATTTCttcggagctttttttccgtcatgggaatcttctttctccttttactTCAGGTTTTTCCAGACAGGATAACAATCGGTTAtccgtcgatttttcttctcatctcttCTCTGATCTTTCTTCcatggatgaaaatttgatcattatcgtagttattattatcaatattattattatcgacatTATAATTCTCACACAGACAACACGtaatgtaggtatgtatatgtatatttgtatagtAGATATCAACCACACatctataatataaattagtataacaaataattatgtattatacatatgtgtacgtgtatacgtagggggttaataaattttatcgtcgaaaTGATAATAGAAGATGAAAACCAAAACACGCTtaagaattattatcatcattaaaattattattattattataattacgatcGTGATTATTTTACATATTAAATATAGTGTCCTTTAATATTGCAGACATATGTACGCGTGATCGAACGGAGATTATTACATAGttgtatatattacatataattAGCGCGATTGTCAAgaagatatatatatcgttattatcgtgtaataacaacgatataaTTAAAGCACTTTAAAGAGCGTCGGaagtattttataatttcgatttttgattaatACAAGAAAGAGGCATACAGTGTCGATAAAgtacattctatttttttctcttcattctttcaagggtaaaaatacttttttcgaagTATCGATTCAGGCCAAACGgtagtttatttttactccTTCGTTAATTATCGTCATCAGATCCCGTGAAATATGTAACGTTAAATTTTTAATACACCTCGTACAAGACTGAGGCTGAAAATAACCGGAGTTACAGGGTCGACAAATATTCGCGAGTCTTCCGAGATCGAAGCGATCGGGATCGATCGGTGCGCCATTTCTAGTCTACGACCCGAATCAACGTTGTCTTACCTCGTCCATTCGTTATCAGCTattatctctattttttttcgtggaCTTTCATTCATCGCGCCTGACTCCGTAGAGAAAATGTCGTTGGCTACCACAAGGTCGGAGCGCCATTGACGAGTCGTGACCCCGGTGAACCCGCGGGATCCTCGAAATTTCCAGGCGAAAAACTCGAAGAAGGATCCTCTTCAAGTACCTGTGAAGGATCTCTCGGTGCCCGGAATGGAATCGTCGTTATCGAGGATATCGTATTCATTGTAATTAACGTCgtcgtgattattatttcgagCGCCAGGATCTTGCCCGGGCACTAAAAGCCACCCTCACGTTCTTACGAATTTATAGACAACCCCGAAAACTAGAACGCTTACGAGCATAAGGACGAGGGCGGTAACTACCTTGGCAAATGCGTTCAGCCCCGTTTCCGAGTCTTGTTTCGGTCGAGTGGCCGGGAGTCGACTTTGCTTTGAGGCAAGGCCACGTGCCAATGCTGGAAATGCGAGACTTTGGGTGAAGGTCAACTTGTGAAGCGATTCCGACAGGGAATAGGGACCTACCGAGCCACGGGCTGCCGCGCGAAGAAGAGCGTACTCCAAATCTAACGCGTCGAAAACGCTGTATctggaaatagaaaattcgaaCAAGAAATATGGGGGAAAGGGGCTCGAGATCGCGAGTCGCAAGCGAATCGAAGATAACGCCACATCGTGTCGTTCTGCGCCCAGTTTGCACGCGAGCAGATTTGGcatgctgattttttttcaggggaaacctggcgaatttttttcaatctcgaaacacgaatctggatatctggatgaaaaatttaaaaacgaaGCTTCGGACAACGACCTCTGACTCAAAAAATTAGAGTCAACGAATCGAAGACTCCGcagggataaaaatttctatcgcGAAATTATCGTTTGCGATTCGCGGTTCGGTCGATAAATCCTACCGttcaattgaataaaaaaacccCATGTTTTTCTCACCTactgcttcttcttctatctTGCGAATGCATCGAGGTGATGGCAGAGCTCGGCATCGAGTGTAAACTGCCGGTAGTTGAGCTGGACGGACTGGGCGGTCCGGGCGGGGGATCTTCGTCGAGCGATGAATTTCTGTCGGGCGACGACGGGCACTTGGAACTCGACGcgtgatgatggtgatgaagATGGTGGAGGTGAAGTCGCGCGTGATCGGGATGCAGCAAActcgggcgtcgcgacgtttgAGGGGTAACGGCCGGGCTACCCGAGCAAACGGGGCCACCGGGCGACGGGGAAACCTGCGaaggttgaaagaaaaaagtaaataaaacgCGGGCAAAATAAGCGAAAGGTTCCTGAAATTTACGAAACGCGTCGCGCCTTATCAGATCGCGTGACGCCGATGTCAAAGGGCGTCCTTCGCGCCCCTCGATTCGTTTAAACCTAATGCCAGTTTACGTGAAAACCAACTCGAGACGTAGTTATTGCAAGATCAGATGTTAAAAGTGGATTTGAAACGGCGAGGTAACCAGAGGAAAGGGCGTATTTACGATCGAATAAACGCTCGACGACGATTAAAATTTAACCGGACGTAATAACCCGAGGGACCCTGAAATCCTTCTTTCGCTCGTTAATATAATTATGCTCGAGCGTGAGGAAGTCGCGAATACCTTCCGTTGCCGTTTTTAAAATTAGTTTACCGTCCTCAAAGGGATCCGCAACGATAATTAACAGAGGCAACGTAGTCGGAGCAACGCAAACTCGATTCGTCGGCGAGACCGCGAGCCCTCCGCGTGGCCGTATGAAATTTCCAAGTAGAAAAGTCAAGGTAGCGTCAGCCCGCCCGTGCCGCCTGAGCGGTCGGCGCGAGCGCGCGCCGGACTACACGCGGAGCGTTACTACTGGAAGTGTGACCCCTTCGGGCCGACGACTAACCGACTTACACCACTTGCGATAGTTTGACGGACGAGCGATTCGATGCGTGGGGGGGAACTTTACGCTCCTTGGGTCTTCGCAAGGTTCagagatgttgaaaaattcaattaaataaatattctcgACTACCAACGATGCCGAGTGGagggagaataatttttttcttcatttgccgcgcgcaataatttttcaactattttcgAGAGGAGGTGTCGGTTCGCCGTTACCTGTATGGAATCGATACCGCTGTCTGTGACGCTTTCCTGGGTGTCGGGGAAGACGAAGGCTTGTGCCTGGCCGTCAGCCTCGCCCCTGGGAGAATCGCTTGGCCATACCTGAAGAAGCGGTAAACCTCCTCTGGCCTCCAAACATATATCGGTATTCCCGGTGTGCTGTTCACCTCCGGATGTCCTCAGACACAGACGAGAGAGCTCTCTCAACGGTTtctgaaaaacgaacgatcaCCCGCGACGGAATAATTTCggttaaaattcaaaattgaaataaaatgtcaaaaaagtggaataaaattttaaattgcgctgcgaaaaaaaaagcggtgTCAGCAAAATCACAATGTATGATATTCCAAGGGTAATGAACAGCAGCGGGTTTCTAAATtaaacaagattttttttttccacgcgtaACGCTCCCTAGGGATTCCTGCTTCGTTATACGttacttgttttttattttattcctttttagtttcgactcttttttttctctccttcaacGACCTTGGCGAAGGGTCCGAGCGAGACGAGAATTTTGCGCTATTAATATTTCCTTCTGCAATCAAGGCGGATCGAAACAGCTCGAATACAGCCCCGTTAGAAAATGTCGATATGAATTTTCGAGCTCGTTCGACGAGTTATGAATATTCTTCTATTCGATGTGCACGCGCTGTCTGACTCGTCTAACATGAGTGATTTATCGTTTCTATTTTTGGTGACAAACTAAAGTGGTTAGCGATTAAGGGTTCTATCGATTATCGGTTGCGTTTACGAACGGGGCAAGTTTTGTCGAAGAATAATCGTCGTTTCTTccattctctttttatatACCATTTGCGCGTTACCGCAGATATCCTTGGATGAAAATGATATAAGAAATAGATTTATATAGCTGAAGGAAATCCTACCGCAAAATGAGGCAAAAATAAAAGCTAATCCCGCAAGCCACGGGTCACGCAATTTCGACATTGGAGGATCACGAAACTCCAAACCATCCACATCTACCATCCATccgtcagtcagtcagtcggtTGGAACATGAACCAAATGAGAAAGTGGAAACGAAGAGCGTATAAAACTGCGAGGTTGTATACCGAAGTAAAAAGAGGGGTCGAAAGTAATTTTAAAAAAGACGTAATTTCACCTTCTggattctaaaaataaaagaagcaatgaaaaaaagtttcgatgGGGGATTGAGAGTGAGGAGAATATTGCGGCGcgcaaaatgaaacgaaattggTCAACTGGCAATTGAGTTAATAAAGTGGGGAATCTGGATCGATATGGATGCTGCTGCCTCGTTCAAAATTATCTCTGATATTCGTGTCGACTGTCGATATTTTGTCGCGCAAGGGAGAATGGAACGTGTGAAGCAAATATCGTGCagctaaaataaaaaaaaaaaaatcgttaccaTCCAGAAATCATTTATCGAAGCGAGTCATTGGTCGTGGGCTCGaagatctttcaattttcatcccccaacGATTccgtataattttaattcgcCCTCACCgatatcaattaatttatattatttcttcAGGTGTTTTATGGCTCAATGTCACGCCACCCGCAGCTGCGGTTTCAAGAGCAGGTCggaatgaaaatcgatttctgtacctcggaaaaattttctgcaccAGAAACTCAAGAGCTCGCTGTACACGATTATATCTTTGCATTATAAGGGCGACGATCATCAAAGcccacatatttttttctcgccttccAACTTGATTCTCCGGTTCTCATTATCAcccaaaaattttgcaataaaGGGACTCTTTCGCAAGGATCGAGAGGTTTTTCCTtttgattgaataatttttgaaaacatcAAAGTCTCAGACCGATATACTAAAAATTGCGATAAAATTCGAGGtacgaaacaaagaaaacgTACGAATTGTCAATCACAAATATCAGGCGCGGAACGCGTACGCGCGTGCAGGGAGCTTTCTACCTGTACAGGAGTCCACGTCATGTTTTAACAGCTGTCAGTTCCGAATTTCTTTCCattatgtataggtacacctGTACACATACGCATAAACAAAGTGCGTCATACTCGACGAAGTTCATATCGACTTTTCTATTGACGGGCGATACGGAAatacgtggaaaaaataataagataataaaaaattcagaaaaaccAAGAACATGTATTTTTCGCGGAGAACGAAAGATGCGGGAGAtttaagaaattttcgatgGGTTACTCTTGTATGTAATCGCAACGATCTGATCGATGATAAATTGCCATTAATCGATGAGagtggaattaaaaaaaaaaaccattggaTCAATAAGTAGTAGAATAGCAAATTCGTACGATGTAGGTGTGCGTGAataagtaatgaaaaaaaaatcggagattggagaaaaaatat is a window of Athalia rosae chromosome 8, iyAthRosa1.1, whole genome shotgun sequence DNA encoding:
- the LOC105692402 gene encoding palmitoyltransferase ZDHHC5-A isoform X3, whose product is MQKPLRELSRLCLRTSGGEQHTGNTDICLEARGGLPLLQVWPSDSPRGEADGQAQAFVFPDTQESVTDSGIDSIQVSPSPGGPVCSGSPAVTPQTSRRPSLLHPDHARLHLHHLHHHHHASSSKCPSSPDRNSSLDEDPPPGPPSPSSSTTGSLHSMPSSAITSMHSQDRRRSSRYSVFDALDLEYALLRAAARGSHWHVALPQSKVDSRPLDRNKTRKRG
- the LOC105692401 gene encoding adenylate cyclase type 3, giving the protein MPRPETSNEESYLASGRPSNLLKSSFSNAKLEHLYRASSLQQRRGGLQCFLFSAILFDVFTLVTPEAETPAKGLTGVFLVVNIGLLAWAQRGAKAKDFLWSTVTQIAWQLSTAQILVQLFLKSNEVTPRDGLGWLLLLLYLLFATLPLRLSLCSLLALGTAAAYIVTVVGLSKAPSLIPIDVLILTVTLSAGAAILGASSYSLSEFQQRRAFLETRQSLEVQLVIEEQSAEQERLLLSVLPEHVAVKMRQDLGASMDTQFKKIYMSRHENVSILYADIVGFTAISSTYSASELVKILNELFARFDQLSERYEQLRIKILGDCYYCISGAPVERPDHAVLCIHMGLSMVDAIKYVQQTTNSPVDMRVGIHTGAVLAGVLGQRQWQFDVYSKDVELANKMESSGMAGRVHISNTTLSFLNGEFEVEPAYGEKREEALQKAGLTTYFIVRALKQCPPAVPKSIASFAAGESIQNTTEDDDERPTEDSEDFRQRLRKELCSRDGGAELRGHASWFTLQFKDPQVEYAFHSAKEAFSPLSLLGGPLVMVSASPVWRLQPWGPFTWGGAGVVTLFGVVLAGATCLGSAVRPRWFRRTLALLMIFSLSVFLLLDMGNCAIVEDPEPTANASLGWAPRCPYPSYYSYVGVLALVAISMPAYLSYLGKAFLMSILAGAQCAVNVMILGPSLDREDVAICPPGTVPFPLKYSLSATLVLITLTLVVVAKYTEKARRILYLRGREVVAQRERVADMKRRNGALIYNILPPHVAAYFLCTARHHDDLYSQSYAEVGVLFASMPNFADFYSEESINNQGLECLRFLNEVISDFDAILDQSKFKDIIKIKTIGSTYMAASGITESDEPEDGPRWGHLSTLVEFALELKKALSSINEQSFNHFVLKMGINHGPITAGVIGARKPHYDIWGNTVNVASRMESTGKVGCIQVTDETRKILEPFGFEFEQRGLVFVKGKGQLLTHYLVARDSIPLDLDSDLPVEPIHPIIYQ
- the LOC105692402 gene encoding uncharacterized protein LOC105692402 isoform X1 translates to MQKPLRELSRLCLRTSGGEQHTGNTDICLEARGGLPLLQVWPSDSPRGEADGQAQAFVFPDTQESVTDSGIDSIQVSPSPGGPVCSGSPAVTPQTSRRPSLLHPDHARLHLHHLHHHHHASSSKCPSSPDRNSSLDEDPPPGPPSPSSSTTGSLHSMPSSAITSMHSQDRRRSSRYSVFDALDLEYALLRAAARGSVGPYSLSESLHKLTFTQSLAFPALARGLASKQSRLPATRPKQDSETGLNAFAKCPGKILALEIIITTTLITMNTISSITTIPFRAPRDPSQVLEEDPSSSFSPGNFEDPAGSPGSRLVNGAPTLW
- the LOC105692402 gene encoding uncharacterized protein LOC105692402 isoform X2; this translates as MQKPLRELSRLCLRTSGGEQHTGNTDICLEARGGLPLLQVWPSDSPRGEADGQAQAFVFPDTQESVTDSGIDSIQVSPSPGGPVCSGSPAVTPQTSRRPSLLHPDHARLHLHHLHHHHHASSSKCPSSPDRNSSLDEDPPPGPPSPSSSTTGSLHSMPSSAITSMHSQDRRRSSRYSVFDALDLEYALLRAAARGSVGPYSLSESLHKLTFTQSLAFPALARGLASKQSRLPATRPKQDSETGLNAFAKVVTALVLMLVSVLVFGVVYKFVRT